In the Gossypium arboreum isolate Shixiya-1 chromosome 10, ASM2569848v2, whole genome shotgun sequence genome, one interval contains:
- the LOC108475155 gene encoding uncharacterized protein LOC108475155 has translation MLRILERVSRPNTSFGGCGSITKRLRSNGADVFRGIAKVASNEAEYWMEATERIMDDLKFTTEQKFRGAVSLLRDESYQGWLTVKEGIQPDWLTWDLFKMAFQSKYVEASYIDAKSCEFLNLTVGDRSVTEYEAEFLRLSRYVRGMVATEYEHCVHFEDDIKDNLRMLIAPQREREFAVLVKKAKIAKEVKCTERQNRDREKAKRDTKPSNSGMKPRKIARTDGPVRVGLITAPSRVTIYHHCNRRHLGECWRATGACLRCGSTEHRVKDYLLRINQIQAPTIETE, from the coding sequence atgttacggATTCTGGAGAGGGTCTCTAGGCCTAACACTAGTTTTGGAGGCTGTGGGTCGATTACGAAACGACTCCGGTCCAATGGGGCTGATGTATTTAGGGGTATCGCTAAAGTTGCTTCTAATGAGGCCgagtactggatggaggccacGGAACGTATTATGGATGACCTAAAATTCACTACTGAGCAAAAGTTTAGGGGAGCTGTGTCTTTGCTTCGTGATGAGTCATACCAGGGCTGGTTGACGGTTAAGGAAGGCATTCAGCCCGACTGGTTGACATGGGATCTGTTTAAGATGGCTTTCCAGAGCAAATATGTGGAGGCTAGTTATATTGACGCTAAAAGTTGTGAGTTCCTGAATCTCACCGTAGGAGATCGttcagtgactgaatatgaggcCGAATTTTTAAGGTTGAGCCGTTATGTGCGAGGCATGGTGGCGACTGAATATGAACATTGTGTCCATTTTGAGGATGACATCAAGGATAACTTGAGGATgctgatagctccgcagagggagcgtgagtTTGCTGTGTTGGTCAAGAAGGCTAAGATTGCTAAGGAAGTAAAGTGCACTGAGCGCCAAAATCGAGATAGAGAGAAGGCCAAGAGGGATACAAAGCCTTCGAATTCTGGGATGAAGCCTAGAAAAATAGCCAGGACTGATGGGCCGGTAAGAGTTGGGCTTATTACTGCACCTTCTAGGGTAACGATCTATCACCACTGTAATAGACGCCATCTGGGAGAGTGTTGGAGGGCTACGGGAGCGTGTTTGAGGTGTGGGTCTACTGAGCACCGTGTAAAAGACTATCTATTGAGGATTAATCAGATACAAGCTCCGACTATTGAGACTGAATAG